The following proteins come from a genomic window of Legionella cherrii:
- the tsaE gene encoding tRNA (adenosine(37)-N6)-threonylcarbamoyltransferase complex ATPase subunit type 1 TsaE, whose product MMINSELDTARLDLPDEKASEQFAARLAKCLCPSLIMTFSGDLGAGKTTIIRAMLRHLGVQSAIKSPTFSLVESYTCNHVTIHHFDLYRIHHEEELEYLGFRDYFTQGSICCIEWAENAGKALPNVDIRFKLSIKGAGREMQIMALSTEGKRILARLAGET is encoded by the coding sequence ATGATGATAAATAGCGAATTAGATACAGCAAGATTAGATTTACCTGATGAAAAGGCAAGTGAACAGTTTGCCGCTCGATTGGCAAAGTGTCTTTGTCCTTCCTTAATCATGACCTTCAGTGGCGATCTGGGGGCAGGTAAAACCACCATTATTCGCGCCATGTTAAGGCATCTTGGGGTTCAATCTGCGATTAAAAGTCCTACTTTTTCGTTAGTAGAAAGCTATACATGCAATCATGTGACCATCCATCATTTTGATCTCTATCGAATACATCATGAAGAGGAGCTGGAATATTTAGGATTCAGGGATTATTTTACGCAAGGGAGTATTTGTTGCATTGAATGGGCTGAAAATGCAGGAAAAGCATTGCCTAATGTGGATATTCGTTTTAAGTTAAGTATTAAAGGGGCTGGACGTGAAATGCAAATAATGGCATTGAGCACAGAGGGTAAAAGAATTTTAGCTCGCCTGGCAGGTGAAACATGA
- a CDS encoding N-acetylmuramoyl-L-alanine amidase, whose amino-acid sequence MIFRSWCFVVMCLCSIATFSAQLKSIVLKQQGNQTSLFLTINGPFTHKVFFLTNPQRVVLDLKETQLAVDLNQLGLINGLVRQVRSGRSDPRTLRLVFEVNQQVQLRSAPWKPNGAFGGVRVDLLHSGRLAQPIAANSPPKTAPVLPRKANIKNIQPAKVPVKTAAKQPVHPILANQQPIKVSGRPSKLRDVIVVLDAGHGGKDPGARGPHHSREKDVVLAITLKLKQLIDRQPGMRAVLTRSGDYYVGLRQRLDIARKYNGDIFVAIHADAFNNPHSNGASVFALSQRGATSEAARWLAEKENYSELGGVNLGDLDDQNGVVRSVLIDLSQTATINAGLQMGGRVLNQLGNFTNLHNNKVEQAGFVVLKSADIPSILVETGFISNPIEERNLTNPSYQARLSQAIFQGIKGYFWENPPHGSRIEAMTTNNVHLVRAGETLPAIAARYHVSVAALQSTNHLRGITLLKPGQKLVIPPAWA is encoded by the coding sequence ATGATATTTCGCTCATGGTGTTTTGTTGTAATGTGTCTTTGTTCTATTGCCACATTTAGTGCTCAACTTAAGTCCATTGTATTGAAACAACAAGGAAATCAAACTTCCCTTTTTCTAACAATCAATGGACCATTTACGCATAAAGTGTTCTTTTTAACTAATCCCCAGCGAGTTGTATTGGATTTAAAGGAAACACAACTCGCTGTAGATTTAAATCAACTGGGTTTAATCAATGGGTTGGTGAGACAAGTTCGAAGTGGGCGTTCTGATCCGCGAACTTTAAGATTAGTTTTCGAGGTCAATCAACAAGTACAACTGCGTTCAGCTCCATGGAAGCCTAATGGGGCTTTTGGCGGTGTGCGTGTTGATTTATTACATAGCGGTCGTCTTGCTCAGCCGATTGCAGCAAATAGTCCTCCCAAGACTGCTCCCGTATTGCCCAGAAAAGCCAATATAAAGAATATACAACCAGCAAAAGTGCCTGTAAAAACTGCAGCGAAACAGCCAGTTCATCCTATTTTAGCAAATCAACAACCTATTAAGGTCAGTGGTAGGCCTTCCAAGTTGCGTGATGTGATTGTTGTTTTGGACGCGGGTCATGGAGGCAAAGACCCTGGCGCTCGAGGTCCTCATCACAGCCGGGAAAAAGACGTTGTTTTGGCAATTACTTTGAAGTTAAAACAATTAATTGATAGGCAACCGGGGATGCGTGCAGTATTAACCCGTTCCGGAGATTATTATGTAGGGTTGCGACAACGCCTGGATATTGCCAGAAAATATAATGGGGATATATTTGTGGCCATTCATGCGGATGCATTCAATAATCCTCATTCAAATGGTGCTTCAGTATTTGCTTTATCACAACGAGGGGCCACGAGTGAGGCGGCACGCTGGCTTGCAGAAAAAGAAAACTATTCCGAATTAGGTGGCGTGAATTTAGGTGATTTGGATGATCAGAATGGTGTAGTACGCTCGGTTCTCATTGATTTGTCACAAACAGCAACAATTAATGCAGGGTTGCAAATGGGGGGGCGCGTTTTAAATCAACTGGGTAATTTTACCAATTTACATAATAACAAAGTGGAGCAGGCTGGTTTTGTCGTGTTGAAGTCAGCTGATATTCCTTCCATTTTAGTGGAAACAGGGTTTATTTCAAATCCCATAGAAGAACGTAATTTAACAAACCCTAGTTATCAAGCGCGTTTGAGTCAGGCTATTTTCCAAGGGATTAAAGGATACTTCTGGGAAAATCCTCCTCATGGATCTCGCATCGAGGCAATGACAACAAACAATGTCCATTTAGTTCGTGCGGGGGAAACCTTACCCGCCATAGCCGCACGCTATCATGTTTCGGTTGCAGCCCTCCAATCCACAAATCATTTACGCGGCATTACCCTACTTAAGCCGGGGCAGAAATTGGTGATTCCTCCGGCATGGGCATAA
- a CDS encoding zinc-finger domain-containing protein translates to MSKVKKEPASTEKNYIVHRNELPLSCPTKDMVVWNAHPKVYLPIEKTGVEVCPYCGSRFVLQND, encoded by the coding sequence ATGTCAAAAGTTAAAAAAGAACCAGCAAGTACCGAAAAAAATTATATAGTCCATCGTAATGAATTACCTTTGAGTTGTCCAACAAAGGATATGGTTGTGTGGAATGCTCATCCTAAGGTTTATTTGCCTATTGAAAAAACTGGAGTGGAAGTTTGTCCTTATTGTGGTTCGCGGTTTGTTTTACAGAATGATTAA
- the mutL gene encoding DNA mismatch repair endonuclease MutL — MGIRIQQLPPLIANQIAAGEVIERPASVVKELLENSFDAGADIITIEIGYGGLNQIKISDNGTGILAEDLPLAIAAHATSKINSLDDLYAIDSMGFRGEALASIASVAKVTISSKPEEQETAAMLRVQGTERSISPCARSVGTTVDVVDLFFNAPVRKRFLKSEKLEFQAIETVVKRFALSAPKIALTLKHNGKQILSLPAATNEQACLTRITRILGHAFIKDSIYLDVEHGAMKLTGWISGPNFQRSQNDRLWVYINQRMVKDKLVNQALKQAYDGLLHPGRFPACVLYLTMNHAEVDVNVHPTKHEVRFQQPRLVFDFFTSQLSAALKSKHDIEDAASYVLFEPSAQGKNQEVYEPYPKLTEFNRTPDTSETELPWVVLTNRYILTFIHQQPHVIDVVALHQYKLEKQISQLVLPLASRPLLVPIRYSLPLKLQNHKEHLEQGLKLLGVGLEWIGEHEVQIRSIPLCMPYLDLRLFLDSVAECGVVQQSTLMELMSRSQVFDPRLLSLEEKMDLNELLLRTYKEGNQQPGLFRVLTNEVCSKLVGAC; from the coding sequence ATGGGCATAAGAATTCAGCAACTACCACCGCTTATCGCCAATCAGATTGCTGCGGGCGAAGTTATAGAGCGACCTGCATCGGTCGTCAAAGAACTATTGGAAAATTCTTTTGATGCGGGGGCTGACATCATAACCATCGAAATAGGTTATGGTGGCCTCAATCAAATTAAGATCAGTGATAATGGAACAGGCATCCTTGCAGAAGATTTACCTTTGGCAATTGCCGCTCATGCGACCAGTAAAATTAATTCATTGGATGACTTGTATGCAATTGATAGCATGGGATTTCGTGGTGAAGCATTGGCCAGTATTGCTTCCGTAGCAAAAGTTACAATCAGTTCTAAACCGGAAGAGCAAGAGACGGCGGCAATGTTACGTGTACAAGGTACTGAACGGTCTATTTCTCCCTGTGCACGCAGTGTAGGAACTACAGTGGATGTGGTTGATTTATTTTTTAATGCACCAGTTCGGAAACGATTTTTAAAGAGTGAAAAACTGGAGTTTCAAGCGATTGAAACTGTGGTGAAACGTTTTGCTTTGAGTGCGCCCAAAATTGCGCTTACCCTCAAACATAATGGAAAACAAATTTTATCGTTGCCTGCAGCAACAAACGAACAAGCCTGCTTAACACGTATAACCCGGATATTGGGTCATGCTTTTATTAAAGATTCCATTTATCTTGATGTAGAGCATGGGGCAATGAAACTCACTGGATGGATAAGTGGTCCCAATTTTCAGCGCAGTCAGAATGATCGACTGTGGGTTTATATTAATCAGCGCATGGTAAAGGATAAGTTGGTAAACCAGGCCCTAAAACAGGCTTATGATGGTTTGTTACATCCTGGACGATTTCCTGCATGTGTGTTGTACCTTACGATGAACCATGCGGAAGTGGATGTGAACGTTCATCCAACCAAGCATGAAGTACGCTTTCAGCAACCTCGGTTGGTATTTGATTTTTTTACTTCCCAATTGAGTGCGGCATTGAAATCAAAACATGATATTGAGGATGCCGCTTCATATGTCTTATTCGAACCATCAGCTCAAGGTAAAAATCAAGAGGTTTATGAACCCTATCCTAAATTGACTGAATTCAATAGAACGCCTGATACTTCGGAAACTGAATTACCTTGGGTCGTTTTAACCAATAGGTACATTTTAACCTTTATTCATCAGCAACCGCATGTTATTGATGTAGTGGCATTACATCAATATAAACTGGAAAAGCAAATTTCCCAATTGGTTTTGCCTCTAGCCAGTAGGCCTTTATTGGTGCCGATTCGATATTCTCTGCCTTTAAAACTCCAAAACCACAAAGAACATTTGGAGCAGGGCCTCAAACTGTTAGGAGTGGGTCTTGAGTGGATTGGAGAGCATGAAGTGCAGATTCGTAGTATTCCTCTGTGTATGCCCTATTTGGATTTGCGTTTGTTCTTGGATTCTGTTGCGGAATGTGGTGTAGTTCAGCAGAGCACATTAATGGAGTTAATGAGTCGCTCACAAGTATTTGATCCTAGACTGCTTAGTTTAGAGGAAAAAATGGATTTAAATGAGCTGCTGTTACGTACTTATAAAGAGGGCAATCAGCAGCCTGGATTGTTTAGAGTATTAACAAATGAAGTGTGTAGCAAGTTAGTGGGGGCCTGTTAA
- the miaA gene encoding tRNA (adenosine(37)-N6)-dimethylallyltransferase MiaA, which translates to MVKLIFCLMGPTASGKTSLACELVTRYPFEIISVDSAMIYRGMDIGTAKPTPQELHSAPHHLINIKDPVESYSAAQFCTDALSLCDEIFKNGKIPLLVGGTMMYFNALQKGLSNLPEADPVVRQQLEEEAALCGWAVLHQKLEHLDPESAARIHAHDAQRIQRALEVYYLTGKTLSSFLVQPNEKTDYHFVNFILFPEQRAWLHERIAQRFDQMLTEGFIEEVKQLQQKWNLTMNLPAMRCVGYRQVLEYLQDDFDYSLMRDKGIAATRQLAKRQLTWLRHWGEAFYYDPQNEAFRDEIIAKIGEILDNPTKHVSKEHHVKS; encoded by the coding sequence ATGGTTAAATTGATTTTTTGTTTAATGGGACCTACTGCATCAGGGAAGACGTCTTTAGCGTGTGAATTGGTAACACGTTATCCTTTTGAAATTATTAGCGTTGATTCCGCAATGATTTATCGGGGTATGGATATTGGGACTGCCAAACCAACTCCTCAGGAGTTGCATAGCGCGCCACATCATTTAATCAATATTAAGGATCCTGTTGAGTCCTACTCTGCTGCTCAATTTTGTACTGACGCCTTATCTTTATGTGACGAAATTTTCAAAAATGGCAAAATTCCTCTTCTTGTAGGGGGAACGATGATGTATTTTAATGCGTTACAAAAAGGGTTGTCTAATTTGCCCGAAGCGGATCCAGTTGTACGTCAGCAGTTAGAAGAAGAGGCAGCTTTATGTGGTTGGGCTGTTCTCCATCAAAAATTAGAACATCTTGATCCAGAATCTGCTGCACGTATTCATGCTCATGATGCACAACGAATTCAACGTGCCCTAGAGGTATATTATTTGACCGGTAAGACATTGTCCTCCTTTCTTGTTCAACCCAATGAAAAAACGGACTATCACTTTGTGAATTTTATTCTTTTCCCTGAGCAGAGAGCATGGTTGCACGAACGGATAGCACAACGCTTTGATCAGATGCTTACCGAAGGCTTTATTGAAGAGGTGAAACAGTTACAGCAAAAATGGAATCTAACCATGAACTTGCCAGCAATGCGTTGTGTAGGGTATAGGCAGGTACTTGAATACTTGCAAGATGATTTTGATTATTCCCTCATGCGTGATAAAGGGATTGCAGCGACGCGGCAATTGGCGAAACGCCAGTTAACCTGGCTTAGGCATTGGGGAGAAGCATTCTATTATGATCCACAAAATGAGGCTTTTCGCGATGAGATTATAGCGAAAATTGGGGAAATATTAGATAATCCTACCAAACACGTATCAAAGGAACATCATGTCAAAAGTTAA
- a CDS encoding NAD(P)H-hydrate dehydratase, protein MKQVLMDLEHKVTIPANSLYRCEQIRSCEQQATSLFQLDENELMSRAGAEAFLLIKKLYPHVRHIAVYCGAGNNAGDGYVVARLAHEHGILVTIYQCKAVADLPFAAQHAALMAINAGVECQAADESLDSEAELIIDALLGIGLRGPVHGVIASAIHQINASGLPVVALDIPSGLNADTGKVENFCVKANTTITFIAQKVGMYTADGPDYCGDIHCCSLQLEPCVSNLIPAARLLSSATLSLPLAERKKNSHKGNYGHVLIIGGGPGMPGAISLAAKAAMRTGAGAVTVATWPEHAKNALSLIPEAMVCGVKTAKELMPLLARASVCIIGPGLGESEWAINLFLTAITSQLPMVIDASALRLLSEHAQVDDNWILTPHPGEAACLLSCSTDLIQKDRYQAAANIQQQYGGVVVLKGAGTVIQTAEKDTFVCPRGNPAMASAGMGDVLSGIIAGLCAQGFSLADAAQCGVWAHAVAGDQVAKELGGAGLLASDLFDVLPHILNYPE, encoded by the coding sequence ATGAAACAGGTCTTAATGGATTTGGAGCACAAGGTGACCATACCAGCAAATTCCCTTTATCGTTGTGAACAAATTAGATCTTGTGAACAACAAGCAACATCTTTGTTTCAATTAGATGAAAATGAATTAATGTCACGGGCGGGAGCCGAGGCTTTTTTACTTATAAAAAAGCTTTATCCGCATGTGCGCCACATTGCCGTATATTGTGGCGCAGGTAATAATGCAGGGGATGGGTATGTGGTTGCACGGTTAGCGCATGAACATGGAATACTGGTCACAATATACCAATGTAAGGCCGTGGCTGATCTGCCTTTCGCCGCGCAACATGCTGCTTTAATGGCAATCAATGCTGGGGTTGAGTGCCAAGCTGCGGATGAATCTTTAGATAGTGAAGCCGAGTTAATTATTGATGCCCTGTTAGGGATTGGTCTGAGAGGACCGGTACATGGAGTTATTGCATCGGCGATCCATCAGATCAATGCCAGCGGGCTACCTGTTGTAGCTCTAGATATTCCATCGGGTCTTAATGCCGATACAGGAAAGGTTGAAAACTTTTGTGTTAAAGCCAATACGACCATAACGTTCATTGCCCAGAAAGTGGGGATGTATACTGCAGATGGTCCAGATTATTGTGGTGATATTCATTGTTGTTCGTTACAACTTGAGCCCTGTGTGTCCAACCTCATTCCTGCTGCACGTCTTCTAAGCTCTGCCACGCTCTCTTTACCACTTGCGGAACGTAAAAAAAATTCGCATAAGGGCAATTATGGCCATGTTTTAATAATTGGCGGAGGTCCAGGCATGCCTGGCGCGATTAGTTTGGCCGCGAAAGCTGCGATGCGAACTGGTGCAGGCGCAGTAACTGTCGCAACTTGGCCTGAACATGCAAAAAATGCCTTATCATTAATTCCAGAAGCAATGGTGTGCGGGGTAAAAACTGCTAAAGAGTTAATGCCTCTTTTAGCCCGTGCTTCAGTCTGTATTATTGGCCCTGGCCTAGGGGAGAGTGAATGGGCGATTAACCTATTTTTGACTGCTATTACGTCACAATTGCCTATGGTTATCGATGCATCCGCATTAAGATTGTTATCCGAGCATGCACAAGTGGATGATAATTGGATTTTAACACCCCATCCTGGTGAAGCGGCTTGCCTGTTGTCTTGTTCGACTGATTTGATTCAGAAAGATAGATATCAAGCAGCAGCAAACATCCAACAACAATATGGTGGGGTCGTTGTGTTAAAAGGTGCCGGCACAGTGATTCAAACTGCTGAAAAAGATACTTTTGTTTGTCCTCGGGGTAATCCAGCAATGGCTAGCGCTGGCATGGGTGATGTATTAAGCGGTATTATTGCAGGCCTTTGTGCTCAAGGATTTTCTTTAGCTGATGCAGCGCAGTGTGGTGTTTGGGCGCATGCAGTTGCAGGAGACCAGGTAGCCAAAGAATTGGGAGGCGCTGGATTATTGGCCAGTGATTTATTCGATGTGTTACCTCATATTTTAAATTACCCTGAATGA